The Horticoccus luteus DNA window GAGGAAGTCGTCTCCGGCACTTACGCGGCGATCAGCCGGAAATTGAAGGATGGCACGAAAGTGCACATCGAAAAGGCCAAGAAGAACCCCGAGACGAAATAACACCGCCGCGCCGCCGGTTCAGCCGGGCGGCGTGGGTGAGCCGTTCATCATGACACCTTCCGCTCCTCCCGATACAGGATCGCGCGTGCGGCGCGATCCTGGCGCCTTGGTCATCGAGATCCGCGATGTCACAAAACTTTACAAGATGGGCGCGGAGATCATCCACGCGCTGCGTGGCGTCTCATTGGAAATCCGCCGTAACGAATACCTCGCGATCATGGGTCCGTCGGGCTCGGGCAAGTCGACGCTCATGAACATGCTCGGTTGCCTGGATACGCCGACAGCGGGGCACTACAATTTCAACGGCCGGAACGTGGCGACGATGGTGGATGACGAGCTGGCCGACATCCGCAACCGCGAGATCGGGTTTGTCTTCCAGACATTCAATCTTCTGCCGCGGTCGGATTCGTTGCACAACGTGGAGCTGCCATTGATCTACGCGGGCGTGGCGCCGGCCGAGCGCAGGGAACGTGCGGTGCAGGCCCTCGAGCACGTCGGCCTGGGCAATCGCCTCCATCACCGGCCCAATGAACTCTCGGGTGGTCAGCGGCAGCGCGTGGCGATCGCGCGGGCGCTGGTGAACCGGCCGTCGATCATCCTGGCTGACGAGCCGACCGGAAACCTCGATTCACGGACCGGCGTGGAAATCATGGCGTTGTTCGAGGAATTGTATGCGCAGGGCAACACGATCATCGTGGTGACGCACGAAGAGGACATCGCCCGGCATGCGCGCCGGATCGTGCGGCTGCGGGATGGGTTGATCGAGAGCGATGGCGTGGTGAGGTGAGGCCATGAAGCGGATCCTTTACGAGCTCACCGAATCGTTCCGCATCGCCTTCGCGCAGATCAGGGCGAACAAGATGCGGTCGGTGCTCACGGCCCTCGGCGTGATCATCGGGATCGTGGCGGTGACGTTGATGGGGACCGCGATCAAAGGCATCGACATCGGGTTTCAACGCAGCCTGGCGTTGCTGGGCGACGACGTGCTGTATGTGCAAAAATGGCCGTGGCACAACGTCGAGGATTGGTGGAACTACGAAAACCGGCCGATCATCCGGCCGGAGGATGCGGACAAGCTGAACCGGATTTTCGAAACGATGCCGAATTCGCTGCTGGACGTGGCGGTGCCGGTGGTGGCGCGAGGCTCAGCCGTCAAGGCGGGCAACAAGCAGGTGAGCGGAGTCTTCACTTTTGGCACGACAGCGGACTACGCGCGGTTGATGACGGCGGATTTCAGTGAGGGGCGGCTGTTCACCGAAACGGAGGCGGCGGCGGGCCGGCAGGTGTGCGTGCTCGGTCTCGACGTGGCCACGGCGTTGTTTCCGGAGCGGTCGGCGATGGGCGAGACGGTGTTGATCCGCGGGCAACCCTTCACGGTGATCGGGGTGCTGGCGAAGCAGGGCTCGTTCCTCGGTTTGTTCAGCATGGATACGCAGGCCCTCATGCCGCTGCGGGCCTATCTGAAATATTTTGGGCTGGGCGGGCGCGGCGCCGAGCTGCGCGTGAAGGTGCGGGACAAGACACGGATGGCGGAGGCGACGGAGGAGCTCGTGGGCGCGATGCGGCGCGTGCGGGGGCAATTGCCGGGTGAGCGGGACAATTTTTCGATCAACCAGCAGGAAGCGTTCAAGGCGCAGCTCGATCCCATCAAGTCGGGCATCGCGTTCGCCGGATTGTTCATCACGGGATTGTCCCTGTTTGTCGGAGCAATCGGCATCATGAACATCACTTTTGTGAGCGTGAAGGAGCGCACGAAGGAGATCGGCACAAGGAAGGCGCTGGGTGCCCGGCGCACGACGATCATGCAGCAATTTCTCATTGAGGCGGTGGCGATCTGTCTGATCGGCGGCGCCGTGGGGCTGGGCGTGGCGGCAGGGCTGACGTTCGCAATCCAGAAGGCGATGCCGAGCCTGCCGGTGGCATTTTCCTCGGGACTGGTCGTCGTCAGCATGGTGGTATCGATCGTCACCGGTATCGCGTCGGGTTCCTGGCCGGCTTGGATCGCGTCGCGGCTCGATCCGGTGGTGGCGTTGCGTTACGAATAACCAAGGCCAGCTATGTTATTTGGCGAAATTTTACGAATGGCGTTCCGGTCGCTCGGAGCGAACAAGCTCCGCTCGATTTTGACGATGGCGGGCATCACCATCGGGGTGTTCTCGGTGATCGGCGTGATGACGACGGTCTCGGCGTTGCGCGGCTCGATCGAGACCGGATTGAGTTTCCTCGGCACCAACATGTTTCAGTTCGCGAAATGGCCGACGGGGATTTCGTCCGGCGGGCAGGATCGACGGAAGTATCAAATGCGGCGCGACATCACCCTCGATGAGGCTCAGCGCTACATGAAGCTGATGGAGGGCACGAGCGATGTGATCTGCCTGAAGGTGTTCAACCAGGATGGGAGCGCCCAAGCGGTTTACGAGAACCGCAAGACGACGCCGGGGCTGACCTTTGGCGGGAGCAACGAGCATTTCATCACGGCGAATCAGTATTCGATCGAGACGGGGAGAAACCTCACGGCGGGCGACGTCGATCTCGGGCGGCCGGTTGTGATCATCGGCCAGACCATCGTGCAGAAGCTTTTCCCCACGGAGTCGCCACTCGGGAAGGTCATCAAAATCAGCGGGCGCACCTACACGGTCATCGGCACGTTTGCGCCGAAGGGGAGTGCTTTCGGGCAAAGTCAGGACGACATTCTGATCGTGCCGATCACCCGCTACCTGAGCGATTTCGGCTCGGAGGGCGTGACCGTGAACATCGCCACGCAGGCGCCGTCGCAGACGATGTATAATGAGACGATCGACAAGGCGATCACGGCGATGCGCATCGTGCGCGGGTTGCAGCCGGAGGATGAGAATGATTTTGAGCTGTATTCGAACGACTCACTCATCGCGGCGTTTGCGAAGATTGCGGACGCCGTGCGGGCGGGAGCACTGGTGATCAGCGCGATCGCGCTTCTCGCGGCGGGAGTCGGGATCATGAACATCATGCTCGTCAGCGTGACGGAGCGCACGAAGGAGATCGGCATTCGCAAGTCGATCGGCGCGCGAAAGAAAAGCGTGCTGACGCAGTTTCTCGTGGAGTCCGTGGTGATTTCACTGGCGGGTGGCCTCGCGGGCATCCTGCTGGGCATTTGCGTGGGCAACGGCGTCGCGGTGCTGCTGAAAGCGTCGATCGTTTTCCCATGGGATTGGGCGGCGATCGGATTGGCCGTGTGTTCGGGGATCGGCGTTGGCTTTGGCTTCTATCCGGCGTGGAAGGCGGCCTCGCTGGATCCGATCGAGGCGCTGCGTTACGAATAAAGCGGTGGCGCGCTGAACGGCGCGTCCGCTTGTGCCCGGTGCGGCAAGAAGCGCCGCGACGGACTAATGTTGCGCCGCGTCAGCCGCGCCGGATTTCGGAGCCGGGGAAGCGGATTTGGACGCGGAATACTTTTTTGATGCGGCACTTGATGGCGCCCGTTTGGAGATCGAAGCGTTCCGGGACTTCGATGCGGTGCAGATCGACGACGGCATGGTAGCCGCGCTCGGAAAACACATCGATCAGCATCGCGAGGGCGAGCGGGTCGTCGAGCACCGGATCTTCAGTGTTGATCAACGCCACGCCGGAGATCGCATGCCGCAAAACGATCGGCACAACCTTTTGTTCGATGAAGGTCACCACCTTCGCGAGCAGCTCGGGTTGGCCAAACTCGTAGCCATCGAGGCGTTTCACGAGTTCCTGCCGCGCATGGATGGTGATGTCGCTGGCGACGGGCACGCGGCGCAGGCGATCGACGGTGCGTGGATCGAGCTCGAGGGTGCTTTGATATTCGAGCTCCTTGATGATGTTTTGCTCAACCTCTTCGATCGCCCCTTGGGCATTGACGAAGTGGTAATGGAAAATCTCCTTGAGCGACTGAAGCGCGTCCCAGGTTTGCTCTTTGAAGACCCGGTAGCGGCGTCGTGCGAGGGCTTCGTCGAAATCGGTGGCGCGTTCCTCGACCAGGGAGCCAACGCCGGTGCGCTGCACCTCCGCGTTGTGGAGGCGGCTTTCACGACCGCGCTTGAGTTGCCGCGCGACGGATTCCTTTTCGTCGACGAACAACACCATGATATGAATCGTCGGGAGCCGGAAATGGATGCCCAGCGGCGTTCCGTAGAATTCACGGCGAAGCTCGTGCATTTTTTCGACGAGCAGCGTGAGGCACTCAACCTGCACGCGCGTGCGCGGGAAGCCGTCGAGGATCACCCCGTCGCGATACATCGGCTTCATCAATTCCCGGAGCAGGAGCGCAACGACCTCGCGATCGCCGACCATGCTGCCTGCATCCTTGAGCGCTTTGGCTTCGGGGGAATCGAGCAGGGCGCTCATCACCACCGGGGGGCAGGTGAGGCCGCGCGTCTTGGCGATAAACTGGGTGTTGGTGCCTTTGCCCGCACCGGGCGCGCCGCCGAGGAGAATGATTTCCTTCGGAAACCGCATGTTTTCGCGGCCGAAATCCGACTCCAAGTCGTGCCACGCCGCGTTGAAGATCAATTGGGCGTCCTTGATCTCCAAGTCGTTCATTTTGACCGCGCTGCTTTGGGCGAGCGGAGGAGTGGACGCGGGAGTGGGGCTGGCTGAAGTGGGCATCGGAAGGAGGGGAGTTAAGACGCGAACCGCAGGCGTGTGGACAACAGAATTTCGTCGCCGAGCAAATAAAAACGCCCGGCGGTCACGCGGCGCGCGGCGGTGCGCGGACGGGTGGCCGGCCGGCGGGCCTTGCAAAGTTCGGGGAGCGGCGGCGGGGGATTCCTGCAAATCGCACGAAGGTTTGGGGCGGCGCGGGCGCCGCGATGTGCAACTGCTTGCCGCAGAGAGACGGCGGATTACGCGAACGGTGTTGGCACGGGTTGGGCAGAACAGACGGTGGCCACGAGGCCTGTTCTTTCGCCGCCATTTCCTTTCGCTCCGCTGGAAAATTTCGCGTCCTGCGTGCTCTGTGGCGCGCAGTATCGAGACCAGCCGCCCCGGCGGAACTTCGCCGGGGCGGTGTGGTCGGTTTTGACCGCATGGTGCGCGGAACCCCGCGTGCCTGCTTAGTTGAAGCTGGACCTGGCGGGGTCGTCGAAAGGCGGCCCCGCCTTGGTTTACAGTTTTCTCTACGAGCCCCTTTTTTCGATGCGTGTTCTCATTGTCGATGACGAGCCCGCCATTCGCCGAACAACCCGGATTGCGGTGGAGGCGGCGGGCCATGCGGGGGTCGAAGCCCCCAACGCTGCGCGTGCCTTGAAGGCGGTCGAAGAGACGCCGTTCGACGTGTGCTTCCTCGATGTAAAACTCGGGCAGGACGATGGGCTGGAGGTCCTGCAACGCCTGCTGGCCGTCGCGCCGTCGCTGGCCGTCGTGATGTTCACCGCTTACGCGAATGTGGCGACAGCGGTCGAGGCGATGCGACGCGGGGCGTTTGATTTCATCCCCAAGCCGTTCACGCCGGAGCAGATCCGCGGCGTCCTCGGGAAGGTGACGAAAACGCGGGCCTTGGAAACCCGCGTGGAGCAACTCGAGGCGCAGATTGCGAGCGAGGCACCCGCGATCGATGTCTCGTCGGCGGAACCGGGCCCGCAACGCGCGTTGCAGATCGCGTTCAAAGCGGCCGAATCCAACGCCACCATCCTGATCCTCGGCCCGAGCGGGACGGGCAAAAGCGTGCTGGCGCGCGAGGTGCATCGCCGCAGCGCACAACGCGACGCGGCGTTTGTGACCGTGCATTGCCCGAGTCTTTCGCGCGAATTGCTGGAGAGTGAACTCTTCGGCCATGTGAAGGGCGCATTTACAGGCGCGATCACCGACACGATCGGCAAAGTGGCGGCCGCGGAAGGCGGGACGTTGTTCCTCGACGAGATTGGCGAAATTCCGCTGGAGATTCAGCCGAAGCTCCTGCGGCTGTTACAGGAACGCGAATACGAACGCGTCGGCGAAACGAAGCCGCGTCATGCCAACGTGCGTCTCATCGCGGCGACGAACCGCGCCCTCGCCGAGGAGGTGAAGGCGGGCCGCTTCCGCGAAGATCTTTTCTACCGGCTCAACGTGATCAGCGTCACGTTGCCGGGGTTGCGCGAGCGGCCGGGCGACCTGCAGCGCTTTGCGGCCAACTACCTAGCGTTCTTTGCGGCGAGTCTGGGCAAGCCGGTGAAGGCATTTTCGCCGGTGGTGGCGGCGGCGTTTGCCGGTTACGAGTGGCCCGGCAATTTGCGGGAATTGCGCAACGTGATCGAGCGCGCGGTGATTCTTGCGCCCGGCGACACGATCGAGCTCAACGACCTGCCGGAGCAATTTCACGGGCCGGCGTCAGCCGTGATCACCGTTGGTTCGCGGGTATCGCTGGACGACCTGGAGGGGGAGCATATCCGGCGCGTGCTGCAGAGTGCGCGCAATCTCGACGATGCCGCCAAGACCCTCGGCATCGATCCGGCGACGCTCTATCGCAAGCGCCAGAAACTCGGTCTGATCTAGCGGGATTCGCGTCATGCTGCGCACGCGTCTTTACCTGGGGTTGCTGCCGTTGGTGCTGTTGTTGGTCGGCACGGGCAGCTACGCGATTCTCGTTTCACGGCATCTTGCCGGATCGTTGCAACGCGAACTGGTGGTCAACTACCGCACCGTGCTCGCGTGTCAGCGGATGCGGTTCGCCGCCACGATGATGACGGGGGCGCTGACCACGGCGCAGCGCGGTGATCTGCTCAAGGCGCGGCGGGATTTCGATGAGCAACGCTCCGCGTTTACGCGCGAGTTGATGGAGCAATCGGCGGTGGCGGCGGGCACTCCGCGGATCGGCTTGATCGAGGCGGTGGACCGCGCGTTCGACGATTTCTCCTCGGTGAGCAACGAAATCCTCAAGCTCGGCGGCACAGGTTCGCTACCGGCAGTGAAGGAAAGCGAGACGGCGCTCTACCGCGTGCTGAATGCGATCGAGGAGCTCACGCAGCGCGATTTCGCCGCCGCGCAAACGGCGGCGGCTCATGCCGGCCGGCTGGCGGCGACGACGGAGCGGGTGCTGTTGATCACGATCGCCTCCGCGTTTCTGCTCTCGCTGTTTCTGGCGTGGCGGCTGGCGGCTTCACTGTTGCAACCGATCAATCTGCTGACCGCCTCCGCCGTGGCGCTCGGCGAAGGCGACCTCGATCGCACGGTGCCGGAATTTTCGGCCGATGAACTCGGCCAACTGGCGCGGGCCTTCAATACGATGGCGGCGAAGCTGCGTGCATATCGTGAGGCGACCGTCGCGAAAGTCTTGCGGACGCAACGCACGATGGAGGCCACGCTCGCCTCCGCACCGGACCCGCTCTTCGTCGTCACGGGCAGCGGTGAGACGGAGATTCGCAATGCCGCCGCCGAACAACTCGGGCGCGCGGCGCAACTGGGCGACACGTATCCGCCCGAATTGCAGGAGCCGTTGCAACGCGTGCTGCAAACCGGCCAGCACTACCTGCCAACCGATTATGCGCGCGTGCTCACCCTGCGGGTGGACCGGGAAGACCGGCACTACCTGCCGCGGATTCTGGCGATTGGCGACGAACTCACGCAGTTTCGCGGGGCCGCGATCATTCTGCAGGACGTCACCAAATTTCGGCTGCTCGACGATGCGAAAACCAATCTCGTTGGCACGGTGAGTCATGAGCTGAAAACGCCACTGACGAGTCTGCGCATGGCGGTTTACCTGTTGCTGGAGGGCAATCTTGACGGGTTCTCGCCGCAGCAGCGCGAACTCGTCGAAGGCGCGCGCGACGACGCGGACCGGTTGCTGCGCATCCTCGACAATCTGCTCGACCTCACGCGACTGGAGGCCGGGGCGTCGACGCTCGAGCGGACGGATTGCGACGTGGGGACGCTGCTCGATGAAGTGGCGGGCGAGGTGACCTCCTATGTGGGCACGGCGGGCCAGACGCTCGCGGTGGAGGTCGACGCGGCGACGCGGGAACTGCCTCTGCACGTGGATGTCGCGCGGATCCGCCACGTTTTTTTGAATCTGTTGACCAACGCTTCCAAGTATTCGCCGCGCGGCGGGCAGGTGACATTGCGCGCGGAAGAAGCGCCGGGTGGCTTCGTGCGATTCGCCGTGCGCGATGAAGGACCAGGCATCCCCGAAGAGAGCGTGGCGCGGGTGTTCGATCGCTTTTACCGCGCGCCAG harbors:
- a CDS encoding ABC transporter ATP-binding protein, which codes for MTPSAPPDTGSRVRRDPGALVIEIRDVTKLYKMGAEIIHALRGVSLEIRRNEYLAIMGPSGSGKSTLMNMLGCLDTPTAGHYNFNGRNVATMVDDELADIRNREIGFVFQTFNLLPRSDSLHNVELPLIYAGVAPAERRERAVQALEHVGLGNRLHHRPNELSGGQRQRVAIARALVNRPSIILADEPTGNLDSRTGVEIMALFEELYAQGNTIIVVTHEEDIARHARRIVRLRDGLIESDGVVR
- a CDS encoding ABC transporter permease, giving the protein MKRILYELTESFRIAFAQIRANKMRSVLTALGVIIGIVAVTLMGTAIKGIDIGFQRSLALLGDDVLYVQKWPWHNVEDWWNYENRPIIRPEDADKLNRIFETMPNSLLDVAVPVVARGSAVKAGNKQVSGVFTFGTTADYARLMTADFSEGRLFTETEAAAGRQVCVLGLDVATALFPERSAMGETVLIRGQPFTVIGVLAKQGSFLGLFSMDTQALMPLRAYLKYFGLGGRGAELRVKVRDKTRMAEATEELVGAMRRVRGQLPGERDNFSINQQEAFKAQLDPIKSGIAFAGLFITGLSLFVGAIGIMNITFVSVKERTKEIGTRKALGARRTTIMQQFLIEAVAICLIGGAVGLGVAAGLTFAIQKAMPSLPVAFSSGLVVVSMVVSIVTGIASGSWPAWIASRLDPVVALRYE
- a CDS encoding ABC transporter permease gives rise to the protein MAFRSLGANKLRSILTMAGITIGVFSVIGVMTTVSALRGSIETGLSFLGTNMFQFAKWPTGISSGGQDRRKYQMRRDITLDEAQRYMKLMEGTSDVICLKVFNQDGSAQAVYENRKTTPGLTFGGSNEHFITANQYSIETGRNLTAGDVDLGRPVVIIGQTIVQKLFPTESPLGKVIKISGRTYTVIGTFAPKGSAFGQSQDDILIVPITRYLSDFGSEGVTVNIATQAPSQTMYNETIDKAITAMRIVRGLQPEDENDFELYSNDSLIAAFAKIADAVRAGALVISAIALLAAGVGIMNIMLVSVTERTKEIGIRKSIGARKKSVLTQFLVESVVISLAGGLAGILLGICVGNGVAVLLKASIVFPWDWAAIGLAVCSGIGVGFGFYPAWKAASLDPIEALRYE
- a CDS encoding nucleoside monophosphate kinase; amino-acid sequence: MPTSASPTPASTPPLAQSSAVKMNDLEIKDAQLIFNAAWHDLESDFGRENMRFPKEIILLGGAPGAGKGTNTQFIAKTRGLTCPPVVMSALLDSPEAKALKDAGSMVGDREVVALLLRELMKPMYRDGVILDGFPRTRVQVECLTLLVEKMHELRREFYGTPLGIHFRLPTIHIMVLFVDEKESVARQLKRGRESRLHNAEVQRTGVGSLVEERATDFDEALARRRYRVFKEQTWDALQSLKEIFHYHFVNAQGAIEEVEQNIIKELEYQSTLELDPRTVDRLRRVPVASDITIHARQELVKRLDGYEFGQPELLAKVVTFIEQKVVPIVLRHAISGVALINTEDPVLDDPLALAMLIDVFSERGYHAVVDLHRIEVPERFDLQTGAIKCRIKKVFRVQIRFPGSEIRRG
- a CDS encoding sigma-54-dependent transcriptional regulator translates to MRVLIVDDEPAIRRTTRIAVEAAGHAGVEAPNAARALKAVEETPFDVCFLDVKLGQDDGLEVLQRLLAVAPSLAVVMFTAYANVATAVEAMRRGAFDFIPKPFTPEQIRGVLGKVTKTRALETRVEQLEAQIASEAPAIDVSSAEPGPQRALQIAFKAAESNATILILGPSGTGKSVLAREVHRRSAQRDAAFVTVHCPSLSRELLESELFGHVKGAFTGAITDTIGKVAAAEGGTLFLDEIGEIPLEIQPKLLRLLQEREYERVGETKPRHANVRLIAATNRALAEEVKAGRFREDLFYRLNVISVTLPGLRERPGDLQRFAANYLAFFAASLGKPVKAFSPVVAAAFAGYEWPGNLRELRNVIERAVILAPGDTIELNDLPEQFHGPASAVITVGSRVSLDDLEGEHIRRVLQSARNLDDAAKTLGIDPATLYRKRQKLGLI
- a CDS encoding sensor histidine kinase: MLRTRLYLGLLPLVLLLVGTGSYAILVSRHLAGSLQRELVVNYRTVLACQRMRFAATMMTGALTTAQRGDLLKARRDFDEQRSAFTRELMEQSAVAAGTPRIGLIEAVDRAFDDFSSVSNEILKLGGTGSLPAVKESETALYRVLNAIEELTQRDFAAAQTAAAHAGRLAATTERVLLITIASAFLLSLFLAWRLAASLLQPINLLTASAVALGEGDLDRTVPEFSADELGQLARAFNTMAAKLRAYREATVAKVLRTQRTMEATLASAPDPLFVVTGSGETEIRNAAAEQLGRAAQLGDTYPPELQEPLQRVLQTGQHYLPTDYARVLTLRVDREDRHYLPRILAIGDELTQFRGAAIILQDVTKFRLLDDAKTNLVGTVSHELKTPLTSLRMAVYLLLEGNLDGFSPQQRELVEGARDDADRLLRILDNLLDLTRLEAGASTLERTDCDVGTLLDEVAGEVTSYVGTAGQTLAVEVDAATRELPLHVDVARIRHVFLNLLTNASKYSPRGGQVTLRAEEAPGGFVRFAVRDEGPGIPEESVARVFDRFYRAPGQQKPGEGLGLAIAREIVVAHGGSIACANGPDGGAEFHFILPLAPATAEIPAG